The following proteins come from a genomic window of Ictalurus furcatus strain D&B chromosome 12, Billie_1.0, whole genome shotgun sequence:
- the epb41a gene encoding protein 4.1 isoform X1, with protein sequence MTTDKANNGQKKQVCEQQQEDGEAGVQEPDPIEPHQDGPSSSPLTPGGSEEGQQPKLRQHTPGGRGLSRLFSSFLKRRSQCSDDEGAKVERGQEKESHLDPKAPIADPEPELRNEGDAALDLHSISSSENQVRVDQKDTTEGDELKVEKRGTKEKKHKKEEMNKNRDKKIEKAKNEEKKEKKEKRNKDKIKKEEGKKEKENEIEEDKDVGEQPKPGEEETEAAGAEKTEGDGERRRKGKSAEEEVKALKGQRRPRIMYCRVTLLDDTLFECELDKHAKGQELFAKVCEHLNLLEKDYYGLAVWETPAIKTWLDFTKEIRRQVRGINYDFTFNVKFYPPDPAQLSEDITRYYVCLQLRKDIMSGRLPCSFVTLTLLGSYALQSELGEYDPEVHGTDYAKELRLIPSQTKELEDKVMELHRTYRSMSPAQADMMFLENAKKLSMYGVDLHQAKDLNGVDIMLGVCSSGLLVYKDKLRINRFPWPKVLKVSYKRSSFFIKIRPSELEHYESAIGFKLPNYKASKKLWKVCVEHHTFFRLTSTEAATTPRKLLALGSKFRYSGRTQAQTRQASSMINRPAPHFKRFASKTASHSLDGAMVPTLNKTARPVSAPIMSPVSIGDTAPSPTVTSAVQVEHKDLVTPTSPPSHSGENKVEVKAESCVTGSFKMQSVALEDTSEIKMVVRREWRHRDALAVTTTNGEKTSQKRAKKIEGETLYTRHSNLMLEDLDKTQSGIMRHHSSISELKRSFMASVPEPRPSEWDKRLSTHSPFRTANINGQMQPDVTPVVKTHTITVSDVTNSPSSETATKEGPIVHTETKTITYESAQPDENVGMLLNAQTITSETLSTTTTTQITKRVKGGISETRIEKRIVITGDSEIDHDKALAQAIKEAKEQHPDMSVTKVVVHQETEITPE encoded by the exons atgacaacagaCAAAGCAAATAATGGACAGAAGAAGCAGGTCTGTGAGCAGCAACAGGAAGATGGAGAGGCTGGAGTGCAAGAGCCTGACCCTATTGAGCCCCATCAGGATGGACCCTCCAGCTCACCTCTGACTCCTGGAGGCTCAGAGGAGGGACAGCAGCCGAAACTACGCCAGCACACCCCAGGTGGCCGCGGCCTCTCGCGCCTGTTCTCCTCTTTCCTGAAGCGCCGCTCACAGTGCTCAGATGATGAGGGGGCAAAGGTAGAAAGAGGCCAAGAGAAAGAAAGCCACTTGGATCCCAAAGCTCCCATCGCAGACCCGGAACCCGAGCTACGCAATGAAGGAGATGCAGCACTAGACCTGCACTCCATTAGCAGTTCTGAGAACcag GTCAGAGTGGACCAAAAAGACACCACAGAGGGTGATGAATTGAAGGTGGAGAAACGgggaacaaaagaaaagaagcacaagaaagaagagatgaataaaaacagagacaagaaaatagagaaagcaaaaaatgaagagaaaaaagaaaagaaagagaagaggaacAAGGACaagataaagaaagaagaaggaaagaaagagaaggagaatgaAATTGAAGAAGATAAAGATGTAGGGGAGCAGCCCAAGCCTGGGGAAGAGGAGACAGAAGCAGCAGGAGCAGAGAAAACAGAGGGAGACGGAGAACGGAGGAGAAAGGGCAAGAGTGCTGAGGAAGAAGTAAAGGCCCTTAAAGGTCAGCGCAGACCCAGGATCATGTACTGCAGAGTCACACTGCTGGATGATACACTGTTTGAGTGTGAACTGGAT aaACACGCTAAAGGCCAGGAGCTGTTTGCGAAAGTATGTGAGCACCTGAACCTGCTGGAAAAGGACTATTACGGCCTCGCTGTGTGGGAGACTCCAGCCATTAAG ACATGGCTTGACTTCACAAAGGAGATTCGAAGGCAAGTGCGAG gaATCAACTACGATTTTACATTCAATGTGAAGTTTTACCCGCCTGATCCAGCCCAGTTATCTGAGGACATCACCAg GTACTATGTGTGTCTCCAGCTGCGCAAAGACATCATGAGTGGCCGTTTGCCTTGCTCTTTTGTCACTCTAACCCTGCTGGGCTCTTACGCACTGCAGTCCGAACTGGGCGAGTATGACCCTGAGGTTCACGGCACAGACTATGCCAAAGAGCTCAGACTCATCCCAAGCCAGACAAAGGAACTAGAGGACAAAGTCATGGAGCTCCATCGCACATACAG ATCCATGAGTCCTGCTCAAGCTGACATGATGTTCCTGGAGAATGCTAAAAAGCTTTCGATGTACGGCGTAGATCTGCACCAGGCTAAG gaTCTGAATGGGGTGGACATCATGCTGGGTGTCTGCTCCAGTGGTCTCCTGGTTTATAAAGACAAGCTGAGGATTAATCGTTTTCCATGGCCAAAAGTGCTGAAAGTCTCCTACAAACGTAGCAGCTTCTTCATCAAGATACGGCCATCTGAG CTGGAACATTATGAGAGTGCCATTGGCTTCAAGCTGCCCAATTACAAAGCTTCTAAGAAGCTttggaaagtgtgtgtagaacaCCACACCTTTTTCAG GTTGACGTCGACTGAAGCTGCCACCACACCCAGAAAGCTCCTGGCTCTGGGCTCCAAGTTCAGGTACAGTGGGCGTACTCAGGCTCAAACACGCCAGGCTAGCTCCATGATCAACCGCCCTGCACCCCACTTCAAGCGCTTTGCCAGTAAGACGGCTTCTCACAGCTTAGACGGAg CCATGGTGCCAACCTTAAATAAGACAGCACGTCCTGTCAGTGCACCAATCATGTCTCCTGTCTCCATTGGCGATACAGCTCCTTCTCCCACAGTGACATCAGCCGTACAGGTGGAGCACAAAGACTTGGTGACGCCCACAAGTCCACCGTCTCACTCAGGAGAGAACAAGGTTGAGGTAAAGGCAGAGAGCTGTGTGACTGGGAGCTTCAAAATGCAAAGTGTTGCACTTGAGGACACATCTGAGATCAAG ATGGTAGTCCGGCGTGAGTGGCGGCACCGTGATGCCCTGGCAGTGACGACCACTAACGGGGAGAAAACGAGTCAG AAAAGAGCTAAGAAAATCGAGGGTGAAACGCTCTATACCAGACATAGCAATTTAATGTTGGAG GATCTGGATAAGACTCAATCAGGGATTATGCGTCACCACAGCAGTATCAGCGAGCTCAAGCGCAGCTTCATGGCATCCGTCCCAGAGCCGCGACCCAGCGAGTGGGACAAGCGCCTGTCCACACACTCGCCTTTCCGCACAGCCAACATCAATGGCCAGATGCAGCCTGATGTG ACTCCTGTAGTGAAGACTCACACAATCACCGTTTCTGATGTGACCAACTCCCCGAGCAGTGAAACTGCCACCAAGGAGGGTCCGATAGTGCATACTGAGACTAAGACCATTACATATGAATCTGCTCAA CCTGATGAGAATGTAGGGATGCTGCTCAATGCACAAACCATAACCTCAGAGACTTTGAGCACCACAACCACGACGCAGATCACAAAG AGGGTGAAAGGAGGAATCTCAGAAACCCGAATCGAGAAGAGGATTGTGATCACTGGCGACTCTGAAATTGACCACGATAAG GCTTTGGCTCAGGCAATAAAGGAAGCAAAGGAACAGCACCCAGACATGTCTGTTACTAAAGTAGTAGTGCATCAGGAAACCGAGATCACCCCAGAGTAA
- the epb41a gene encoding protein 4.1 isoform X2, whose product MLVQGDAARTLIGSFLLLLAPHWLLLLMVTMTTDKANNGQKKQVCEQQQEDGEAGVQEPDPIEPHQDGPSSSPLTPGGSEEGQQPKLRQHTPGGRGLSRLFSSFLKRRSQCSDDEGAKVERGQEKESHLDPKAPIADPEPELRNEGDAALDLHSISSSENQVRVDQKDTTEGDELKVEKRGTKEKKHKKEEMNKNRDKKIEKAKNEEKKEKKEKRNKDKIKKEEGKKEKENEIEEDKDVGEQPKPGEEETEAAGAEKTEGDGERRRKGKSAEEEVKALKGQRRPRIMYCRVTLLDDTLFECELDKHAKGQELFAKVCEHLNLLEKDYYGLAVWETPAIKTWLDFTKEIRRQVRGINYDFTFNVKFYPPDPAQLSEDITRYYVCLQLRKDIMSGRLPCSFVTLTLLGSYALQSELGEYDPEVHGTDYAKELRLIPSQTKELEDKVMELHRTYRSMSPAQADMMFLENAKKLSMYGVDLHQAKDLNGVDIMLGVCSSGLLVYKDKLRINRFPWPKVLKVSYKRSSFFIKIRPSELEHYESAIGFKLPNYKASKKLWKVCVEHHTFFRLTSTEAATTPRKLLALGSKFRYSGRTQAQTRQASSMINRPAPHFKRFASKTASHSLDGAMVPTLNKTARPVSAPIMSPVSIGDTAPSPTVTSAVQVEHKDLVTPTSPPSHSGENKVEVKAESCVTGSFKMQSVALEDTSEIKMVVRREWRHRDALAVTTTNGEKTSQPPQVMVRMRKKRAKKIEGETLYTRHSNLMLEDLDKTQSGIMRHHSSISELKRSFMASVPEPRPSEWDKRLSTHSPFRTANINGQMQPDVTPVVKTHTITVSDVTNSPSSETATKEGPIVHTETKTITYESAQPDENVGMLLNAQTITSETLSTTTTTQITKRVKGGISETRIEKRIVITGDSEIDHDKALAQAIKEAKEQHPDMSVTKVVVHQETEITPE is encoded by the exons tggttaccatgacaacagaCAAAGCAAATAATGGACAGAAGAAGCAGGTCTGTGAGCAGCAACAGGAAGATGGAGAGGCTGGAGTGCAAGAGCCTGACCCTATTGAGCCCCATCAGGATGGACCCTCCAGCTCACCTCTGACTCCTGGAGGCTCAGAGGAGGGACAGCAGCCGAAACTACGCCAGCACACCCCAGGTGGCCGCGGCCTCTCGCGCCTGTTCTCCTCTTTCCTGAAGCGCCGCTCACAGTGCTCAGATGATGAGGGGGCAAAGGTAGAAAGAGGCCAAGAGAAAGAAAGCCACTTGGATCCCAAAGCTCCCATCGCAGACCCGGAACCCGAGCTACGCAATGAAGGAGATGCAGCACTAGACCTGCACTCCATTAGCAGTTCTGAGAACcag GTCAGAGTGGACCAAAAAGACACCACAGAGGGTGATGAATTGAAGGTGGAGAAACGgggaacaaaagaaaagaagcacaagaaagaagagatgaataaaaacagagacaagaaaatagagaaagcaaaaaatgaagagaaaaaagaaaagaaagagaagaggaacAAGGACaagataaagaaagaagaaggaaagaaagagaaggagaatgaAATTGAAGAAGATAAAGATGTAGGGGAGCAGCCCAAGCCTGGGGAAGAGGAGACAGAAGCAGCAGGAGCAGAGAAAACAGAGGGAGACGGAGAACGGAGGAGAAAGGGCAAGAGTGCTGAGGAAGAAGTAAAGGCCCTTAAAGGTCAGCGCAGACCCAGGATCATGTACTGCAGAGTCACACTGCTGGATGATACACTGTTTGAGTGTGAACTGGAT aaACACGCTAAAGGCCAGGAGCTGTTTGCGAAAGTATGTGAGCACCTGAACCTGCTGGAAAAGGACTATTACGGCCTCGCTGTGTGGGAGACTCCAGCCATTAAG ACATGGCTTGACTTCACAAAGGAGATTCGAAGGCAAGTGCGAG gaATCAACTACGATTTTACATTCAATGTGAAGTTTTACCCGCCTGATCCAGCCCAGTTATCTGAGGACATCACCAg GTACTATGTGTGTCTCCAGCTGCGCAAAGACATCATGAGTGGCCGTTTGCCTTGCTCTTTTGTCACTCTAACCCTGCTGGGCTCTTACGCACTGCAGTCCGAACTGGGCGAGTATGACCCTGAGGTTCACGGCACAGACTATGCCAAAGAGCTCAGACTCATCCCAAGCCAGACAAAGGAACTAGAGGACAAAGTCATGGAGCTCCATCGCACATACAG ATCCATGAGTCCTGCTCAAGCTGACATGATGTTCCTGGAGAATGCTAAAAAGCTTTCGATGTACGGCGTAGATCTGCACCAGGCTAAG gaTCTGAATGGGGTGGACATCATGCTGGGTGTCTGCTCCAGTGGTCTCCTGGTTTATAAAGACAAGCTGAGGATTAATCGTTTTCCATGGCCAAAAGTGCTGAAAGTCTCCTACAAACGTAGCAGCTTCTTCATCAAGATACGGCCATCTGAG CTGGAACATTATGAGAGTGCCATTGGCTTCAAGCTGCCCAATTACAAAGCTTCTAAGAAGCTttggaaagtgtgtgtagaacaCCACACCTTTTTCAG GTTGACGTCGACTGAAGCTGCCACCACACCCAGAAAGCTCCTGGCTCTGGGCTCCAAGTTCAGGTACAGTGGGCGTACTCAGGCTCAAACACGCCAGGCTAGCTCCATGATCAACCGCCCTGCACCCCACTTCAAGCGCTTTGCCAGTAAGACGGCTTCTCACAGCTTAGACGGAg CCATGGTGCCAACCTTAAATAAGACAGCACGTCCTGTCAGTGCACCAATCATGTCTCCTGTCTCCATTGGCGATACAGCTCCTTCTCCCACAGTGACATCAGCCGTACAGGTGGAGCACAAAGACTTGGTGACGCCCACAAGTCCACCGTCTCACTCAGGAGAGAACAAGGTTGAGGTAAAGGCAGAGAGCTGTGTGACTGGGAGCTTCAAAATGCAAAGTGTTGCACTTGAGGACACATCTGAGATCAAG ATGGTAGTCCGGCGTGAGTGGCGGCACCGTGATGCCCTGGCAGTGACGACCACTAACGGGGAGAAAACGAGTCAG CCCCCACAAGTGATGGTGCGAATGCGCAAG AAAAGAGCTAAGAAAATCGAGGGTGAAACGCTCTATACCAGACATAGCAATTTAATGTTGGAG GATCTGGATAAGACTCAATCAGGGATTATGCGTCACCACAGCAGTATCAGCGAGCTCAAGCGCAGCTTCATGGCATCCGTCCCAGAGCCGCGACCCAGCGAGTGGGACAAGCGCCTGTCCACACACTCGCCTTTCCGCACAGCCAACATCAATGGCCAGATGCAGCCTGATGTG ACTCCTGTAGTGAAGACTCACACAATCACCGTTTCTGATGTGACCAACTCCCCGAGCAGTGAAACTGCCACCAAGGAGGGTCCGATAGTGCATACTGAGACTAAGACCATTACATATGAATCTGCTCAA CCTGATGAGAATGTAGGGATGCTGCTCAATGCACAAACCATAACCTCAGAGACTTTGAGCACCACAACCACGACGCAGATCACAAAG AGGGTGAAAGGAGGAATCTCAGAAACCCGAATCGAGAAGAGGATTGTGATCACTGGCGACTCTGAAATTGACCACGATAAG GCTTTGGCTCAGGCAATAAAGGAAGCAAAGGAACAGCACCCAGACATGTCTGTTACTAAAGTAGTAGTGCATCAGGAAACCGAGATCACCCCAGAGTAA